Proteins encoded together in one Peribacillus asahii window:
- the yyaC gene encoding spore protease YyaC — translation MTINSSIFNHDNRLSRILHEDSDASYKISKELLNLLPKEKLQPIVFVCIGTDRSTGDSLGPLVGTLLKEKKTSTSSFYVYGTLAEPIHAMNLEEKLAEIEKLHTNPFIIGIDACLGKVRSVGIVQIGEGPVKPGAGVNKELPSVGHAHITGIVNVSGFMEFMVLQNTRLNLVLNMAKTIADGIHSTHLQFNLKHNFQPLPWSINQEKTL, via the coding sequence ATGACGATAAATTCTAGTATATTTAATCATGACAATAGACTGAGCCGCATTCTACACGAGGACTCAGATGCATCATACAAAATATCAAAAGAATTACTAAATCTTCTTCCTAAAGAAAAACTCCAACCCATTGTCTTTGTATGCATCGGTACAGATCGTTCAACAGGTGATTCTCTTGGCCCACTAGTTGGCACACTTTTAAAAGAAAAAAAGACGTCTACCTCTTCCTTCTATGTATACGGTACGTTAGCAGAACCCATTCATGCCATGAATTTAGAGGAAAAGTTAGCGGAAATTGAGAAGTTGCATACTAATCCATTTATTATTGGAATTGACGCTTGTCTCGGTAAAGTAAGAAGTGTTGGCATCGTCCAAATTGGAGAGGGGCCTGTTAAACCAGGGGCTGGAGTTAATAAGGAGCTACCATCTGTCGGTCATGCCCATATTACAGGAATCGTAAATGTTAGTGGGTTTATGGAGTTCATGGTTTTACAAAATACCCGCTTAAACCTTGTACTAAATATGGCTAAAACAATTGCAGATGGCATTCACTCCACCCATCTTCAATTCAACCTCAAACATAATTTTCAACCACTTCCTTGGTCCATCAATCAAGAAAAAACGTTATAA
- a CDS encoding DUF554 domain-containing protein — MVLLGTLVNAACIAIGAIVGRFLQNIPEKVKETVMSGIGLAVAVMGLQMTFKSEQYLIVILSIVIGAVIGEWIDIEKHLNALGKWIESKMKQTEGTSISQGFVTATLIFCIGAMSILGALDSGIRNDHTVLITKAIIDGFTAIILSSTLGIGVLFSVIPIILYEGVIALLATQIDRWIPSGLMDMFIAEMTATGGLMIAVIGLNIMGLTKIRAANLLPGMLVVGIFVSFVYLFL; from the coding sequence ATGGTCTTATTAGGAACATTAGTGAATGCAGCATGTATTGCTATTGGAGCAATTGTTGGTAGGTTTCTACAAAATATCCCTGAAAAAGTGAAAGAAACCGTGATGAGTGGGATTGGTTTAGCGGTCGCTGTTATGGGATTACAAATGACCTTTAAAAGTGAACAATATTTAATTGTTATTTTAAGTATTGTAATCGGAGCGGTCATTGGAGAATGGATTGATATAGAGAAGCATTTAAATGCGTTAGGAAAATGGATTGAAAGTAAAATGAAACAAACAGAGGGAACGTCTATTTCACAAGGGTTTGTGACAGCAACGCTCATCTTTTGTATTGGAGCCATGTCTATTTTAGGCGCCTTAGATAGTGGAATTCGGAATGATCATACAGTGTTAATTACAAAGGCCATTATTGATGGCTTTACAGCGATTATTCTTTCGAGTACATTAGGGATCGGCGTTTTGTTTTCAGTCATCCCTATTATTTTGTATGAGGGGGTTATTGCCCTTTTAGCAACACAAATTGATCGGTGGATTCCATCTGGGTTGATGGACATGTTTATTGCTGAAATGACAGCTACAGGCGGATTAATGATTGCTGTTATTGGACTGAATATTATGGGATTAACCAAAATTAGAGCCGCTAACCTGTTACCTGGAATGCTAGTCGTTGGTATATTTGTATCGTTTGTTTATTTATTTTTATAA